TTCTACGGTGGCTGGGTGTTCCTTAAAGGAGCTTGGCATGAGTTTCAGGGCAAAATTGGTATGATGACGCTGATTGCCCTGGCAATTACTGTAGCGTTTGTCTACAGCCTAGCAGTTTCTTTCGGCTTGGCAGGAATACCCTTTTATTGGGAACTGGCGACCCTGATTGATGTAATGTTACTGGGTCATTGGATCGAAATGCGGTCTGTAGAAACAGCGAGTCGGGCGTTGGAAGAGTTGACAAAACTTGTTCCCCACCAAGCCCACCGCTATCGCGACAGAAACCCAGAAGGACAAATAGAAGACGTCTCAGTGAAAGAAATTGTCCGAGGGGATTTGATTCTGATTCGTCCCGGAGAACAAATTTCTAATGATGGGGAGATTGTTGAGGGAAATACGGCTGTCAATGAGTCATTTTTGACCGGAGAGTCTCGTCCGGTTGAAAAGCAAAAGGGAGATGAAGTAGTTGCAGGTTCAGTAAATGGGGAAGGGGCGATTAAAGTGGAAGTCACCCGCGTGGGAGAAGCCACAACCATTAGCCAGATGAAACGTTTAGTCGAAGAAGCGCAAAAATCTCGTAGTGGTTATCAGGTGTTAGCAGACAGGATCGCCTTTTGGTTAACTCTCGTCGCGATCGCAGTGGGAACGTTAACCTTTGTTGTCTGGTTAGTCTTTGAAGACTTACTTTTTGCCATTAATCGTACAGTTACTGTCTTAGTGATTACCTGTCCTCATGCTTTAGGATTAGCAATTCCCCTGGTGATTGTCAGCGCCACCGCTTTAGCTGCAAAAAACGGCATTCTTATCCGTAACCGCGAAGCCGTAGAACGGGCGAGAAATATTAAAACTATGGCATTTGATAAGACGGGAACTCTCACAGAAGGTAAATTTGGAGTCCAACGGATTTATAGCGAAGGCTTAGAAGAAATGGAAGCCCTCGCCATTGCCGCAGCCCTCGAAACCTCCTCCGAACATCCCCTGGCTAAAGCGATCGCCACTGAAGCTCACAAGCGCAATCTCCAAATTCCCTCAATGGCAGACTTTGAAACTGTTACCGGACGCGGAGTTGGGGGGAAAGTCAACGGTCAAATTTATCGTATTGGTCGCCCAGAGTGGGTTCAAGAACAAAATCTCACTGTTACTTCATCGGTAAAAGATGGATTAGCGGTTGCGGATGAACGTGGGGAAAGTGCGGTGGTTTTAATGAATCGGACTAGTGCAGTTGCGGTGATTTCTTTGGCAGATCGAGTTCGAGAACGCGCCAGACAAACTATCGATCGTCTCAAAGAATTAGACATAGAACCGATTATGATTACCGGAGATGCAGAAGCTGTCGCCCGCACTGTCGCTCAAGATTTAGGTATCGAACGCTATTATGCAC
The Oscillatoria salina IIICB1 genome window above contains:
- a CDS encoding heavy metal translocating P-type ATPase codes for the protein MAQSHSHHHNEPGAHRAGGHGKHAGHDPEMFKRRFFVCLVLTLPILYYSEQMQKWFGYTALLFPGWEWVNPILAIVVFFYGGWVFLKGAWHEFQGKIGMMTLIALAITVAFVYSLAVSFGLAGIPFYWELATLIDVMLLGHWIEMRSVETASRALEELTKLVPHQAHRYRDRNPEGQIEDVSVKEIVRGDLILIRPGEQISNDGEIVEGNTAVNESFLTGESRPVEKQKGDEVVAGSVNGEGAIKVEVTRVGEATTISQMKRLVEEAQKSRSGYQVLADRIAFWLTLVAIAVGTLTFVVWLVFEDLLFAINRTVTVLVITCPHALGLAIPLVIVSATALAAKNGILIRNREAVERARNIKTMAFDKTGTLTEGKFGVQRIYSEGLEEMEALAIAAALETSSEHPLAKAIATEAHKRNLQIPSMADFETVTGRGVGGKVNGQIYRIGRPEWVQEQNLTVTSSVKDGLAVADERGESAVVLMNRTSAVAVISLADRVRERARQTIDRLKELDIEPIMITGDAEAVARTVAQDLGIERYYARVLPEDKVNILKKLKKEGATAFVGDGINDAAALLEANMGIAIGAGTNVAIESADLVLIEDDPLDAVKALNLGKKTYRKMIQNLFWATGYNVLAIPLAAGVAYSWGLLLSPAIGALLMSLSTVIVAINAVLLRRAKLA